The Chryseobacterium aureum genome contains a region encoding:
- a CDS encoding IS1/IS1595 family N-terminal zinc-binding domain-containing protein produces MENICPKCKSIKIVKSGIINEKQRFHCKDCHYYFTVKKLGKQIDDYYVTKALQLYLEGLSYREIERIIGVSHVTISSWIKKYNITRPPHSEFHPVYKILKQSELIEYIAQEENIKNSGIIITQFADKYMLIKWERFKK; encoded by the coding sequence ATGGAAAATATCTGTCCTAAATGCAAGAGCATCAAAATAGTAAAAAGCGGCATCATTAATGAGAAACAACGCTTTCACTGCAAAGACTGCCATTATTATTTTACCGTTAAAAAACTGGGAAAACAAATTGATGACTATTATGTCACCAAAGCCCTTCAGCTTTATCTGGAAGGATTAAGTTACCGGGAAATTGAAAGAATTATCGGGGTTTCCCATGTTACGATAAGCTCATGGATTAAAAAATACAATATCACAAGACCGCCCCATTCTGAATTCCATCCTGTCTATAAAATCCTGAAACAGAGCGAACTTATTGAATACATTGCACAGGAGGAAAACATTAAAAACTCCGGAATTATCATTACTCAATTTGCGGACAAATATATGCTGATTAAGTGGGAAAGATTTAAGAAATAA
- a CDS encoding GNAT family N-acetyltransferase: protein MEIEISSCEHLMYVSEIQQEMYDSAQRRGTGIAKRSIEYLSKKISEGNAVVATENGEWVGFCYIETWSHGKFVANSGLIVSPKFRNGGVATQIKQKVFQLSRDKYPDAKVFGLTTGLAVMKINSDLGYKPVIYSELTQDEEFWNGCKNCVNYEILMMKERKNCLCTAMLFVPENDKKKEVVNSQPENKYEEMNQADFEYSVQKSLDEFHLTNKKNKKSPDEKESHLSV from the coding sequence ATGGAAATAGAAATTTCCTCATGCGAACATCTAATGTATGTGAGTGAAATACAGCAGGAAATGTATGATTCTGCACAGCGCAGAGGAACGGGTATCGCAAAACGTTCCATAGAATATTTGAGTAAGAAGATTTCAGAGGGCAATGCTGTGGTAGCCACTGAAAACGGTGAGTGGGTAGGTTTCTGTTATATAGAGACCTGGTCGCATGGGAAGTTTGTGGCCAATTCGGGGCTGATTGTGTCGCCAAAGTTCAGGAACGGGGGAGTCGCTACTCAGATTAAGCAGAAAGTTTTCCAATTATCTAGAGATAAGTATCCGGATGCGAAAGTATTTGGTTTAACGACAGGTTTGGCAGTAATGAAAATCAATAGTGATTTAGGGTATAAACCGGTTATCTATTCTGAACTTACTCAGGATGAGGAGTTCTGGAACGGCTGCAAAAACTGTGTAAACTATGAAATTTTAATGATGAAGGAACGTAAAAACTGTTTATGTACAGCCATGTTATTTGTTCCTGAAAATGATAAAAAAAAAGAGGTGGTGAATAGCCAGCCTGAAAATAAATATGAAGAAATGAATCAAGCTGATTTTGAATATTCTGTACAAAAATCTCTTGATGAATTTCACCTTACCAATAAAAAAAATAAAAAGAGTCCAGATGAAAAAGAAAGTCATCTTAGCGTTTAG
- the argC gene encoding N-acetyl-gamma-glutamyl-phosphate reductase, which produces MKKTVGIIGANGYTGSELIRLLAFHPHVTLSFLYSRSNSGTRISDLYPDLTTVCEMVLTDKPEDVDILFLCLPHKESQNWLTQNSVKDETLVIDLGNDFRLEGNFENRDFIYGLPEINKKQLAGAKSIANPGCFATAIQLALLPLAEKGVLHEVFTTGITGSTGAGQSLQATTHFTWRNDNVSAYKTLTHQHVDEILQQLIAYNNKEVNLNFVPWRGDFARGIFTSSTMKTDLKLEEIEQLYQDFYAEEPFVTVSSRAVDLKQVVNTNRCVIQIEKSGNVAVIHSAIDNLLKGASGQAVQNMNLAMNWEENAGLNLKPMAF; this is translated from the coding sequence ATGAAGAAAACAGTAGGAATCATTGGTGCCAACGGTTATACAGGAAGTGAGCTGATACGCTTACTGGCCTTTCATCCCCATGTGACATTGAGTTTTTTATATAGTCGTTCGAATTCGGGGACAAGAATTTCGGATCTGTACCCGGATTTAACGACGGTTTGTGAAATGGTTTTGACGGATAAGCCTGAAGACGTGGATATTCTTTTTCTGTGCCTTCCCCATAAAGAAAGTCAAAACTGGTTAACGCAGAATTCTGTTAAAGATGAAACGCTGGTGATTGATCTTGGAAACGATTTCCGTCTGGAAGGAAATTTCGAAAACAGAGATTTTATCTACGGATTGCCGGAAATCAATAAAAAACAACTGGCGGGAGCAAAAAGTATTGCCAACCCTGGATGTTTTGCTACGGCAATTCAACTGGCCTTGCTGCCGTTGGCAGAGAAAGGAGTGTTACATGAAGTTTTTACCACAGGGATTACAGGTTCTACAGGAGCCGGGCAATCTCTGCAGGCTACCACTCATTTTACCTGGAGAAATGATAATGTTTCAGCTTATAAAACATTGACTCATCAGCATGTTGATGAGATTTTACAGCAGCTGATTGCATACAATAATAAAGAAGTAAACCTGAATTTTGTTCCATGGAGAGGAGATTTTGCAAGAGGAATTTTTACAAGTTCCACCATGAAGACGGATCTTAAGCTGGAGGAGATAGAACAGTTATATCAGGATTTTTATGCAGAGGAGCCTTTTGTTACGGTCAGTAGCAGGGCAGTTGATTTAAAGCAGGTTGTCAATACCAATCGCTGTGTGATTCAGATCGAAAAGAGTGGAAATGTTGCCGTTATTCACTCAGCGATTGACAATTTGTTGAAAGGGGCTTCAGGACAGGCAGTCCAGAATATGAATCTGGCCATGAACTGGGAAGAAAATGCAGGATTAAATCTGAAACCGATGGCATTCTAA
- the argB gene encoding acetylglutamate kinase, translating into MKEKLYIIKIGGALIDDEELLTQFLEQFSEIREKKILVHGGGKLATTLADKLGIEQKMINGRRITDKETLDIVTMVYAGGINKNIVEKLQQKKCNAIGFSGADGNLIKAKKREHPEIDFGFVGDISKKSVNRKLVSKLMKLNLVPVFSAITHDRKGNLFNTNADTIASVMAQALSEKYEVELLYCFDKEGVLEDVNNPESVIKSVTEEDFTTLKEEGKLHKGILPKLENALGAIKNNVDKVFLIKETELKNHIENHHAGTEICL; encoded by the coding sequence ATGAAAGAAAAGTTATACATCATAAAAATTGGCGGAGCTTTAATTGATGATGAGGAACTATTAACCCAATTCTTAGAACAGTTTTCTGAAATCCGGGAGAAAAAGATCCTTGTTCACGGTGGCGGAAAGTTGGCCACCACATTGGCTGATAAACTCGGGATAGAGCAGAAAATGATTAACGGAAGGAGGATTACGGATAAAGAAACATTGGATATTGTAACCATGGTGTATGCAGGAGGAATCAATAAAAATATTGTTGAAAAACTGCAGCAGAAAAAATGCAATGCGATAGGATTTTCCGGTGCAGACGGAAACCTTATTAAAGCGAAGAAAAGAGAACATCCTGAAATCGACTTCGGATTTGTGGGGGATATCAGTAAGAAAAGTGTGAACAGAAAGCTGGTTTCAAAACTCATGAAACTGAATCTTGTCCCTGTATTTTCAGCAATTACCCACGATAGAAAAGGAAATCTTTTCAATACCAATGCAGATACCATTGCTTCTGTGATGGCGCAGGCACTTTCAGAAAAATATGAAGTGGAATTGCTGTATTGTTTTGATAAAGAAGGAGTCTTAGAAGATGTAAACAATCCTGAATCAGTGATCAAAAGTGTTACCGAAGAAGACTTTACCACATTGAAAGAAGAAGGGAAGCTTCACAAGGGAATTTTACCCAAACTTGAAAATGCTCTGGGGGCCATAAAAAATAATGTAGACAAAGTGTTTCTGATTAAAGAAACAGAATTGAAAAATCATATAGAAAATCATCATGCAGGAACTGAAATCTGTTTATAA
- a CDS encoding porin: MKKLLTFIGLALMSSSLYSQGSPDYGNGLKINLNQNGDKFVRFILWDQFWLRNTSMNPGTMVGGEPADNSWSLGNRRLRALTYAQISKRYMILLHFGINNQTFINGGASGTSGTGGYGNGKKTQLFFHDAWNEYAVILPGEAGKFSLTLGAGLHYYMGLSRMTMASTLNFLTLDSPVFSWPLIDNSDQFARQLGMFAKGKYGKLEYRFSLNKPFATDLIPVNVTDPSKAVAVDNNGNPSFSKAGYVEYQFLDEESNTLPFKVGSYLGTKKVFNVGAGFYHQADGTRTSVNSNIEKHDITLFAVDAFADIPLGEAKNKMAVSAYAGYYNYNFGPNYVRNLGTMNIGASDPNFIGNKAIAGPGNLQPTIGTGNIIYAQAGLLLPSQAEKPKIRIQPFAAYTHKSFEAFDKSSSQFDVGANWFIDGHHAKITTQYSTRPVYTSPTESPSSKGEFIVQFQIYL; encoded by the coding sequence ATGAAGAAATTACTTACATTCATTGGATTAGCTTTAATGAGCAGTTCCTTATATTCACAGGGTTCTCCTGATTATGGCAATGGCTTAAAAATTAACCTTAACCAAAACGGAGATAAATTTGTCAGATTTATTTTATGGGATCAGTTTTGGCTAAGAAACACTTCCATGAACCCCGGAACCATGGTAGGAGGTGAACCTGCCGACAACTCGTGGAGCCTGGGAAACAGAAGATTACGTGCTTTAACTTATGCACAAATCTCCAAAAGATACATGATCTTACTCCATTTTGGAATCAACAATCAGACTTTTATTAATGGCGGCGCTTCAGGGACTTCAGGAACAGGAGGTTATGGAAACGGAAAGAAAACACAGTTATTTTTTCATGATGCCTGGAATGAATATGCAGTTATTTTACCTGGAGAAGCGGGAAAATTCAGTTTAACTTTGGGAGCGGGGCTTCATTACTATATGGGACTCTCCCGGATGACTATGGCTTCTACGCTTAATTTCCTCACCTTAGATTCTCCTGTTTTCTCATGGCCGCTGATTGACAACTCTGATCAGTTTGCCAGACAGCTGGGCATGTTTGCCAAGGGAAAATACGGCAAACTGGAATATCGTTTCAGCTTAAATAAGCCTTTTGCAACCGATCTTATCCCGGTAAACGTAACAGATCCTTCGAAGGCTGTAGCTGTAGACAACAATGGCAATCCAAGCTTTTCAAAAGCAGGATATGTTGAATATCAATTTCTGGATGAAGAATCCAATACCCTTCCTTTCAAAGTAGGCTCTTATCTTGGAACGAAAAAAGTATTCAATGTAGGTGCCGGCTTTTACCATCAGGCAGACGGAACAAGAACATCGGTGAATTCAAATATTGAAAAGCATGACATTACGCTTTTTGCGGTGGATGCCTTCGCCGATATACCTTTGGGAGAAGCCAAAAACAAAATGGCTGTTTCTGCGTATGCCGGATATTACAACTATAATTTCGGACCGAACTATGTAAGAAATCTGGGAACCATGAATATTGGAGCGTCTGATCCTAATTTCATCGGGAATAAGGCCATTGCAGGACCAGGAAATCTGCAGCCGACTATCGGAACAGGTAATATTATCTACGCACAGGCAGGTTTACTATTACCCAGTCAGGCAGAAAAACCCAAAATCAGAATACAGCCTTTCGCAGCTTATACTCATAAAAGTTTTGAGGCTTTCGACAAATCTTCATCCCAGTTTGATGTCGGAGCCAACTGGTTCATAGACGGGCATCATGCAAAAATCACAACA
- a CDS encoding argininosuccinate synthase has product MKKKVILAFSGGLDTSYCAKYLSETLGYDVYAVTVNTGGFSKEEEKELERKALNLGVKEYRCIDAQEDYYNSCVKYLIFGNVLKNNTYPLSVSAERTIQAQEIAKYALEVQADAIAHGSTGAGNDQVRFDLIFQVMCPNIEIITPIRDMALSREEEIEFLKEHGYEMEFQKAQYSVNKGLWGTSVGGKETLTSRNYLPEEAFPSQIKETQPSELEIGFKNGEVISVNGESFEHSVYAIQKIETLASAYGIGRDIHVGDTIVGIKGRVGFEAAAASVIIKAHHLLEKHTLSKYQQMMKSQLSDWYGNWLHEALFLDPVMRNIESFLTDSQKTVSGKVFVTLHPYRFILNGIESAHDLMSDQFGSYGEANRAWTGDDVKGYTKIVSNSLNIYHQINQNIN; this is encoded by the coding sequence ATGAAAAAGAAAGTCATCTTAGCGTTTAGCGGAGGTTTAGATACTTCCTACTGTGCAAAATATCTTAGTGAAACACTGGGGTATGATGTGTATGCCGTTACTGTAAATACCGGAGGTTTTTCAAAAGAAGAAGAAAAAGAGTTGGAGAGAAAAGCTTTAAACCTTGGAGTAAAAGAATACAGGTGTATAGACGCTCAGGAAGATTATTATAATTCATGTGTGAAATATCTGATTTTCGGAAATGTCCTGAAAAATAATACGTATCCTCTTTCTGTAAGTGCTGAACGTACTATTCAGGCACAGGAAATTGCAAAATATGCCCTTGAGGTACAGGCTGATGCTATTGCCCACGGAAGTACAGGAGCTGGCAATGATCAGGTTCGTTTTGACCTAATCTTTCAAGTAATGTGCCCGAATATTGAAATCATTACGCCAATTCGTGATATGGCTTTGTCCCGTGAAGAAGAAATTGAGTTTTTGAAAGAACACGGTTATGAAATGGAATTCCAGAAAGCTCAATATTCCGTCAATAAAGGACTTTGGGGAACTTCTGTAGGAGGAAAAGAAACGCTGACATCCAGAAATTATCTTCCGGAAGAAGCTTTTCCATCGCAAATCAAAGAAACTCAGCCTTCAGAACTGGAGATCGGGTTTAAGAACGGAGAAGTAATATCTGTGAATGGGGAAAGCTTTGAACATTCAGTATATGCTATTCAAAAAATAGAAACATTGGCTTCGGCATATGGAATCGGTCGTGATATCCACGTAGGAGATACGATTGTTGGAATTAAAGGGCGAGTAGGATTTGAAGCGGCAGCAGCATCGGTAATTATCAAGGCGCATCATTTATTAGAAAAGCATACCCTTTCAAAATATCAGCAAATGATGAAGTCTCAGTTATCCGACTGGTATGGAAACTGGCTTCATGAGGCACTTTTCTTAGATCCTGTTATGAGAAATATTGAGTCTTTCCTGACAGATTCTCAAAAAACAGTAAGTGGAAAAGTATTTGTAACCCTTCATCCATACAGATTTATTTTGAATGGAATTGAATCTGCTCATGATCTGATGTCTGATCAATTCGGAAGCTATGGAGAAGCCAACAGAGCCTGGACAGGTGATGATGTAAAGGGATATACCAAGATTGTAAGCAATTCTTTAAATATATACCACCAGATTAACCAAAATATCAACTAG
- a CDS encoding M20 family metallo-hydrolase gives MQELKSVYNKEELLNNAVGLLKNLIEIPSFSKDEFNTSVEIENFFKKHQIPTKRFKNNIWAVNKHFDVFKPSVLLNTHHDTVKPNKAYTLDPFVPVEKEGKLFGLGSNDAGASLVSMAQVFLHFYDKEDLQYNLVIALTAEEEISGFDGIEALFPQLPNVELAIVGEPTQMNLAIAEKGLLVIDGEMKGTPSHAAHPNDDNSIVKCMQDLQNILDFKFPKVSEYLGEVKVTLSGIHAGVQHNVVPESCHFTLDVRVTDEYSNQEAFDIIQSQMKSALTARSFRLNSSKIEMDHPFVQAGIEIGRTTYGSPTSSDQAIIPCTSVKLGPGDSRRSHTADEFIYIHEIEEGIEIYIRILEKVL, from the coding sequence ATGCAGGAACTGAAATCTGTTTATAATAAAGAAGAGCTGTTGAATAATGCAGTCGGATTGCTTAAAAATTTGATTGAGATTCCTTCATTCAGCAAAGATGAGTTTAATACATCCGTAGAAATTGAAAATTTTTTCAAAAAGCATCAGATTCCTACCAAACGTTTTAAAAACAATATCTGGGCGGTAAACAAGCATTTTGATGTTTTTAAGCCATCTGTTTTGCTGAATACCCATCATGATACAGTAAAACCCAATAAAGCATATACGCTTGATCCTTTTGTTCCGGTTGAAAAAGAGGGTAAGCTATTCGGATTGGGAAGCAATGATGCCGGAGCTTCTCTGGTTTCTATGGCACAGGTTTTTTTACATTTTTATGATAAAGAAGATTTACAATATAATTTAGTTATTGCTTTGACGGCAGAGGAGGAGATTTCAGGATTTGATGGAATAGAAGCTCTGTTTCCGCAGCTACCCAACGTAGAACTTGCCATTGTAGGAGAACCCACGCAGATGAATCTGGCGATTGCAGAAAAAGGACTCCTTGTGATTGATGGAGAAATGAAAGGGACTCCTTCTCATGCCGCTCATCCTAATGACGATAACTCGATTGTAAAATGTATGCAGGATTTGCAGAATATCCTTGACTTTAAATTTCCAAAGGTTTCAGAATACCTGGGAGAAGTGAAAGTTACTCTGTCAGGAATTCATGCAGGAGTACAGCATAACGTCGTTCCTGAGTCTTGTCATTTCACGCTGGACGTAAGAGTAACAGATGAATATTCCAATCAGGAAGCTTTTGATATCATCCAGTCTCAGATGAAATCTGCATTAACGGCAAGATCATTCAGACTGAATTCTTCAAAGATCGAAATGGATCATCCTTTTGTACAGGCAGGCATTGAAATAGGAAGGACTACTTACGGTTCTCCCACTTCCTCAGATCAGGCAATTATTCCATGTACATCTGTGAAATTGGGACCTGGCGACAGTAGGCGCTCTCATACCGCAGATGAATTTATCTATATCCATGAAATAGAAGAAGGAATAGAAATCTACATCAGAATTTTAGAAAAAGTGTTATAA
- the argH gene encoding argininosuccinate lyase, translated as MKKIWQKDDLATNILVNHFTVGKDLDFDERLAKYDVKGSMAHCKMLAETGIITQEESKQMLSVLNTILNKIEDGSFEIDKDAEDIHSQVEAILIEELGDTGKKIHTARSRNDQVLLDIKLYLLDEIREITALTDEFFQILIQLADQHKNVLLPGYTHLQIAMPSSFGLWFGAYAEALLDDVEMLFSVKNIINKNPLGSAAGYGSSFPINRESTTYNLGFQSMNYNSVYAQMTRGKSEKMLSMAMATLAGTLGKFAYDVCLYLSQNFDFISFPKEFTTGSSIMPHKKNPDIFELVRARCNRIQSLPNELILLTSNLPSGYHRDVQLTKEILFPAIDSLKECLEILSYTLPNIQVKDGILEDEKYKYLFSVEKINEEVKSGSSFRDAYVKVGQEIENNEFEFEPGNLEHTHQGSIGNLCLDKIEYQFNKLKNKLLG; from the coding sequence ATGAAAAAAATATGGCAGAAGGATGACCTTGCCACCAATATATTAGTCAATCATTTTACAGTCGGGAAAGATCTTGACTTTGACGAGCGTTTAGCCAAATATGACGTGAAAGGTTCTATGGCGCATTGCAAAATGCTGGCAGAAACCGGAATCATCACTCAGGAAGAATCCAAGCAGATGTTATCTGTTTTGAATACTATTTTAAATAAAATTGAAGACGGAAGTTTTGAAATTGATAAAGATGCTGAGGATATCCATTCTCAGGTAGAAGCAATCTTAATTGAAGAATTAGGAGATACAGGAAAGAAAATCCATACCGCAAGATCAAGAAATGATCAGGTTTTACTGGATATAAAATTATATTTACTGGATGAGATCCGTGAGATTACTGCTCTTACAGACGAGTTTTTTCAGATTTTAATTCAACTGGCAGATCAGCATAAAAATGTTCTGCTTCCAGGGTATACCCATTTGCAGATTGCAATGCCTTCATCATTCGGACTGTGGTTCGGAGCGTATGCAGAAGCCCTTTTGGATGACGTGGAAATGTTGTTCTCAGTAAAAAATATCATTAACAAAAATCCATTGGGGTCCGCAGCGGGTTACGGCTCTTCTTTTCCGATCAATCGTGAAAGCACTACCTATAACCTGGGTTTCCAGTCGATGAATTATAACTCGGTGTACGCTCAGATGACCCGTGGAAAGTCGGAAAAAATGTTATCAATGGCTATGGCAACTTTAGCCGGAACATTGGGGAAGTTTGCTTATGATGTATGTTTGTACTTAAGCCAGAATTTTGATTTTATAAGTTTTCCAAAAGAATTTACCACGGGAAGCAGCATTATGCCCCATAAAAAGAATCCGGATATCTTTGAGTTGGTTCGGGCACGATGCAACAGAATTCAGTCGCTTCCGAACGAACTGATTCTTTTGACAAGCAATCTTCCTTCAGGATACCACAGAGATGTGCAGCTGACCAAAGAAATACTTTTCCCTGCCATAGATTCTTTAAAGGAATGTCTGGAAATCTTAAGCTATACTTTACCGAATATTCAGGTAAAAGACGGCATTCTGGAAGATGAGAAATACAAATACCTTTTCAGTGTAGAAAAGATCAATGAAGAAGTGAAAAGCGGAAGTTCATTCCGGGACGCTTATGTAAAAGTAGGGCAGGAGATTGAAAATAATGAGTTTGAATTTGAACCCGGCAACCTTGAACATACCCACCAGGGAAGTATCGGTAATCTTTGCCTGGATAAAATAGAATATCAGTTCAATAAACTGAAAAATAAATTATTGGGTTAG
- a CDS encoding Lrp/AsnC family transcriptional regulator, whose translation MDLKDKMILSIIQEDSTLSVKEISEKIGLTFTPTYERIKQLEKQGIIEKYVGLLNREKLGLNIIVYCNVRLKEQSKKVLETFEDNISQYDEVQEITSLSGEYDYMLKIIAKDINSYNEFAVSVISNLPNIGQYHSSIVLHEVKKSTKFKIDLE comes from the coding sequence ATGGATTTAAAAGACAAAATGATTCTCAGTATTATTCAGGAAGACTCTACATTATCGGTAAAAGAAATTTCCGAAAAGATAGGTCTTACCTTTACTCCTACGTATGAACGGATCAAACAACTGGAGAAACAGGGGATCATTGAAAAATATGTTGGTCTTTTAAACCGTGAAAAACTGGGTCTGAATATTATTGTTTACTGTAATGTACGTCTTAAGGAACAATCCAAAAAAGTATTGGAGACCTTTGAGGACAATATTTCCCAATACGATGAAGTTCAGGAAATCACCAGTCTTTCCGGAGAATACGACTATATGCTGAAAATTATTGCAAAAGACATCAATTCTTATAATGAGTTTGCGGTGAGTGTAATTTCAAATCTTCCCAACATTGGACAATACCATAGCTCCATTGTACTTCATGAGGTAAAAAAATCTACCAAGTTTAAAATTGATCTGGAATAA
- a CDS encoding N-acetylornithine carbamoyltransferase, whose translation MKKFTAVSDVENLQEIIKKALEIKADPLTETEKGKGKTIGLVFLNSSLRTRLSSQIAAQNLGLNVLTLNAAQEAWNLEFADGAVMNGDTVEHIKDAIEVLNQYCDIIAVRCFAGMKSKEDDVNESILSQFEKHAKVPVISLESATRHPLQSLADCITITENWKKDHKPKVVLTWAPHIKPIAHAVGNSFAEWMQEMDVELVIANPIGYDLDKNFTKDVQVIHDQDEALKEADFIYVKNWSSFDDYAAMPEVKGDWMLTNEKLANTNDAKVMHCLPVRRNVELSDEVMDGDHSIIYQQAKNRIFSAQAVFSEILEELNAG comes from the coding sequence ATGAAAAAATTTACCGCTGTAAGTGATGTAGAAAACTTACAGGAAATCATAAAAAAAGCTTTAGAAATAAAAGCAGATCCTCTTACCGAAACAGAAAAAGGAAAGGGAAAAACAATCGGACTTGTATTTTTAAATTCAAGTTTAAGAACCCGTTTGAGCAGTCAGATTGCAGCCCAGAACCTGGGGTTGAATGTATTGACGCTGAATGCGGCTCAGGAAGCCTGGAATCTGGAATTTGCCGATGGAGCGGTCATGAATGGAGATACTGTAGAGCATATCAAAGATGCCATTGAAGTGTTAAACCAATACTGCGATATCATTGCAGTACGTTGTTTTGCAGGAATGAAAAGTAAGGAAGATGATGTGAATGAAAGTATTTTAAGCCAGTTTGAAAAACATGCGAAAGTACCTGTTATTTCATTGGAATCTGCCACACGTCACCCGCTGCAAAGTCTGGCAGACTGCATTACCATTACAGAAAACTGGAAAAAAGACCATAAACCAAAAGTAGTATTAACCTGGGCACCGCACATCAAGCCTATCGCTCATGCAGTTGGAAATTCTTTTGCAGAATGGATGCAGGAAATGGATGTGGAGTTGGTAATTGCTAATCCCATAGGGTACGATTTAGATAAAAACTTTACCAAAGATGTGCAGGTAATTCATGATCAGGACGAAGCATTAAAAGAGGCAGATTTTATCTATGTGAAAAACTGGTCTTCTTTTGATGATTATGCTGCAATGCCGGAAGTGAAAGGCGATTGGATGCTGACCAATGAAAAATTAGCCAATACCAATGATGCGAAAGTAATGCACTGCCTTCCGGTTCGCCGTAATGTAGAATTAAGCGATGAGGTAATGGATGGAGATCATTCTATAATCTATCAGCAGGCCAAAAACCGGATTTTTTCCGCGCAGGCTGTATTCAGCGAAATTTTAGAAGAATTGAATGCCGGATAA
- a CDS encoding aspartate aminotransferase family protein — protein sequence MNLFNVYPLFNINPVKAQGSFLWDDKGEQYLDFYGGHAVISIGHNHPYYQNKLKDQLEKISFYSNSVQNELQTELAEKLGKLSGYEDYNLFLCNSGAEANENALKLASFHNGKSKVLYFSGSFHGRTSAAVSVTDNAKIVAPVNFSERFIKSEWNDVQQLEETFEKFGSEISSVIIEGIQGVGGIMIPTPEFLSKIKELCEKYDAVLILDEVQSGYGRSGYFFAHQEFGVEADIITTAKGMGNGFPVGGVLIHPKFQASNGLLGTTFGGNHLACAASIAVLDVMKDENLLENAQKMGEYIENEIKDVPHITSIRRKGLMIGIELDRDCSEVRKELLFNHHIFTGNSNDKTVLRILPALNIKKEETDLFINALKAVLGNIKM from the coding sequence ATGAATTTATTCAACGTATATCCATTATTCAACATCAATCCGGTAAAAGCTCAGGGATCTTTTCTCTGGGATGATAAAGGAGAACAATATCTTGATTTTTACGGAGGTCATGCTGTGATTTCTATCGGACACAACCATCCTTATTATCAGAATAAACTGAAAGATCAGCTGGAAAAAATATCTTTCTATTCCAACTCTGTTCAAAATGAATTGCAGACTGAACTGGCAGAAAAATTAGGAAAGCTTTCAGGATACGAAGATTATAACCTTTTCTTATGCAATTCCGGAGCGGAAGCGAATGAAAATGCATTGAAACTGGCTTCCTTTCATAACGGAAAGAGCAAAGTGCTGTACTTTTCAGGTTCATTCCACGGAAGAACTTCAGCTGCGGTTTCAGTGACTGATAATGCAAAAATTGTGGCTCCTGTTAACTTTTCCGAAAGATTTATCAAGTCAGAATGGAATGATGTACAGCAGCTTGAAGAAACTTTTGAGAAATTTGGAAGTGAAATCTCTTCCGTGATCATCGAAGGAATTCAGGGAGTAGGCGGTATTATGATTCCAACACCGGAATTTTTATCTAAAATCAAAGAACTGTGTGAAAAATATGATGCTGTTCTTATTTTGGATGAAGTGCAGTCCGGATACGGGAGAAGCGGATATTTCTTTGCTCATCAGGAATTTGGTGTGGAAGCAGATATTATTACTACAGCAAAAGGAATGGGGAACGGATTTCCAGTGGGTGGAGTTTTGATTCATCCTAAGTTTCAGGCAAGCAACGGCTTGCTGGGCACTACATTTGGAGGAAATCACCTGGCTTGTGCTGCTTCAATTGCTGTTCTTGATGTTATGAAAGATGAAAATCTTCTCGAAAATGCTCAGAAAATGGGCGAGTATATTGAAAATGAAATTAAAGATGTACCACATATTACATCCATCCGAAGGAAAGGATTGATGATTGGAATAGAACTCGACAGAGACTGTTCAGAAGTAAGGAAAGAATTACTATTCAATCATCATATTTTCACAGGAAACTCGAATGATAAAACAGTGTTAAGGATTCTTCCGGCACTCAATATCAAAAAAGAGGAAACAGATCTTTTCATCAATGCTTTGAAAGCAGTGTTAGGAAATATTAAGATGTAA